One stretch of Variovorax sp. 54 DNA includes these proteins:
- a CDS encoding LPS-assembly protein LptD, with translation MPTTPRAALRRSSPPLPLAVLSLALLHAHGAFAQQAGVLDGPLTLKRTPLLTETLSPVQRSQLPSLVTGDRISGRPDLETVIEGNATLRRGPLAITADRLEYYQPDDRAKATGNVRVNQAGNVYEGPELELKLETFEGFFNNVRYRFLATGGHGEAERIDFVDSNVSIARRASYTTCRREDFPGWMPAWLLTAATLTTDTEENEGVAIDARMSFMGITTPPIPRVTFPLSNERKSGLLPPTIGLDNTNGFEVAQPYYWNIAPNRDATFTPTLMSKRGLNLANEFRYLEKDYSGSIRLDLMGSDRLVGQRYNEARAEQLQKLNNGEIALKDLNFGKPPDSSKRWGLWLNHHHDFDAKALGLDSMSANVNINRVSDNDYWRDFTRTPTLAQRQLPSEGSLNWTKGDWSGAVRALRYQTLQYNLSPVVPSYDRVPQITANYAKYDWHGFDVSLNTDYSRFRVNSILAGQPGFDLNQQSQPDGDRVFAQAAISRPFLTPSSFVIPKLQLHATSYNYYLPQSSIPKVSVNGVDYVNGMPYNPSQLYFFQTSSNRVVPTFSLDSGLVFERDANYFGRAFRQTLEPRAYYVYTPYRNQSMLPNYDSAANDFSFATIYTENAFSGADRISDTNALTLGVTSRLIDPGTGVEAVRFGIAQRFRFADQKVTLPGVAPVTDRTSDLLLGAQINWTPKWSLDTLLQYNPDSRRSTRSAISARYNPGPYRNLSAAFRYQAPSTPTATDGNKSIDFGWQWPLNDLWGDKGNKDLGPGKGEGGGRWYAVGRLNYSLQDKKLTDGVLGVEYDGCCWISRVVLQRITTGQVTANTRIMFQLEFVGFSSIGSSPMQALRQNIQRYQPLRQPTEAPSRFTNYD, from the coding sequence ATGCCTACGACCCCACGCGCTGCCTTGCGACGTTCGAGCCCGCCGCTGCCACTGGCCGTGCTGTCGCTGGCGTTGCTGCACGCGCATGGCGCCTTCGCCCAGCAGGCCGGCGTCCTCGACGGACCGCTCACGCTCAAGCGCACGCCGCTGCTCACCGAGACGCTCTCGCCCGTTCAACGCAGCCAGCTGCCCAGCCTGGTCACCGGCGACCGCATTTCCGGCCGCCCCGACCTGGAGACCGTCATCGAGGGCAACGCCACGCTGCGCCGCGGCCCGCTCGCCATCACGGCCGACCGGCTCGAGTACTACCAGCCCGACGACCGCGCCAAGGCCACCGGCAATGTGCGGGTCAACCAGGCCGGCAACGTGTACGAAGGCCCCGAGCTCGAACTCAAGCTCGAGACCTTCGAGGGCTTCTTCAACAACGTGCGCTACCGCTTCCTCGCGACCGGCGGCCACGGCGAGGCCGAGCGCATCGACTTCGTCGACTCCAACGTGTCCATCGCGCGGCGCGCCAGCTACACCACCTGCCGCCGCGAAGACTTCCCCGGCTGGATGCCGGCCTGGCTGCTGACCGCCGCCACGCTGACCACCGACACCGAGGAAAACGAAGGTGTCGCCATCGATGCGCGCATGAGCTTCATGGGCATCACGACGCCGCCGATTCCGCGCGTGACCTTCCCGCTGTCGAACGAGCGCAAGAGCGGCCTGCTGCCGCCCACCATCGGGCTGGACAACACCAACGGTTTCGAGGTCGCGCAGCCCTACTACTGGAACATCGCGCCCAACCGCGATGCCACCTTCACGCCCACGCTGATGAGCAAGCGCGGGCTCAACCTGGCCAATGAATTCCGCTACCTCGAGAAGGACTACAGCGGCAGCATCCGCCTGGACCTGATGGGCAGCGACCGTCTCGTGGGCCAGCGTTACAACGAGGCGCGCGCCGAGCAGCTGCAGAAGCTGAACAACGGCGAGATCGCGCTCAAGGACCTGAACTTCGGCAAGCCGCCCGACAGCAGCAAGCGCTGGGGCCTGTGGCTCAACCATCACCACGACTTCGACGCCAAGGCGCTGGGGCTGGATTCGATGTCCGCCAACGTCAACATCAACCGCGTCAGCGACAACGACTACTGGCGCGACTTCACGCGCACGCCGACGCTGGCGCAGCGTCAGCTGCCGAGCGAGGGTTCGCTGAACTGGACCAAGGGCGACTGGAGCGGCGCCGTGCGCGCCCTGCGCTATCAGACGCTGCAGTACAACCTGTCGCCGGTCGTGCCGTCGTATGACCGCGTGCCGCAGATCACGGCCAACTACGCCAAGTACGACTGGCACGGTTTCGACGTCTCGCTGAACACCGACTACTCGCGCTTTCGCGTCAACAGCATCCTGGCCGGCCAGCCCGGCTTCGACCTCAATCAGCAGTCGCAGCCCGATGGCGACCGTGTGTTCGCGCAGGCGGCGATCAGCCGGCCGTTCCTCACGCCGAGTTCGTTCGTCATTCCCAAGCTGCAGTTGCACGCGACCTCGTACAACTACTACCTGCCGCAGTCGTCCATTCCGAAGGTGTCGGTCAATGGCGTCGACTACGTGAACGGGATGCCGTACAACCCGAGCCAGTTGTACTTCTTCCAGACCTCGTCGAACCGCGTCGTGCCGACCTTCAGCCTCGACAGCGGCCTGGTCTTCGAGCGCGACGCCAACTACTTCGGCCGTGCCTTCCGCCAGACGCTGGAGCCGCGCGCGTACTACGTGTACACGCCGTACCGCAACCAGAGCATGCTGCCGAACTACGATTCGGCGGCCAACGACTTCAGCTTTGCGACCATCTACACCGAGAACGCGTTCTCGGGTGCTGACCGCATCTCGGACACCAACGCGCTCACGCTGGGCGTCACGTCCCGCCTGATCGACCCGGGCACCGGCGTGGAAGCCGTGCGCTTCGGCATCGCGCAGCGCTTCCGTTTTGCCGACCAGAAGGTCACGCTGCCGGGCGTCGCGCCGGTCACCGACCGCACCAGCGACCTGCTGCTGGGCGCCCAGATCAACTGGACGCCCAAGTGGAGCCTGGACACGCTGCTGCAGTACAACCCCGATTCGCGCCGGTCCACGCGCAGTGCGATCAGCGCGCGCTACAACCCGGGGCCGTACCGCAACCTCAGCGCCGCCTTCCGCTACCAGGCACCGAGCACGCCCACGGCCACCGACGGCAACAAGTCGATCGACTTCGGCTGGCAATGGCCGCTCAACGACCTGTGGGGCGACAAGGGCAACAAGGACCTCGGTCCGGGCAAGGGCGAAGGCGGTGGACGCTGGTACGCCGTGGGTCGCCTGAACTACAGCCTGCAGGACAAGAAGCTCACGGACGGCGTGCTCGGGGTCGAGTACGACGGTTGCTGCTGGATCAGCCGCGTGGTGTTGCAGCGCATCACCACCGGCCAGGTGACGGCCAACACCCGCATCATGTTCCAGCTCGAATTCGTCGGTTTCTCCAGCATCGGATCGAGCCCGATGCAGGCCTTGCGGCAGAACATCCAACGCTACCAGCCGCTGCGTCAACCGACCGAAGCCCCGAGCCGCTTCACCAATTACGACTGA
- a CDS encoding 16S rRNA (uracil(1498)-N(3))-methyltransferase encodes MPRFHCSVPLTAGASLALPPGAARHVQVLRMQPGDTLTLFDGAGGEYAATVERMGRSEVAVAVGAHTAVEREAARAVHLAVGMPANERMDWLVEKATELGVTSIQPLATAHGVLRLAGERAEKKRAHWEAIAVAACEQCGRNRVPVIHPVQSFAGWLGGAAASGAATTRLVLSLADGTRAVAAVAAETPTTQPALVLSGPEGGLSATEEQDAIARGFAPATLGARVLRAETAALAALVSLIGA; translated from the coding sequence ATGCCCCGTTTTCACTGCTCCGTGCCGCTGACCGCCGGCGCCAGCCTGGCGCTGCCGCCGGGCGCCGCGCGCCATGTGCAGGTGCTGCGCATGCAGCCCGGCGACACCCTCACCCTGTTCGACGGCGCGGGCGGCGAGTACGCCGCGACGGTCGAGCGCATGGGCCGCAGCGAGGTCGCCGTGGCGGTCGGCGCCCACACGGCGGTGGAGCGCGAAGCGGCCCGCGCCGTGCACCTCGCGGTCGGCATGCCGGCCAACGAGCGCATGGACTGGCTGGTCGAAAAGGCCACCGAACTTGGTGTGACCAGCATCCAGCCGCTGGCCACGGCGCACGGCGTGCTGCGCCTGGCGGGCGAACGCGCCGAGAAAAAACGGGCGCACTGGGAAGCCATTGCCGTCGCGGCCTGTGAGCAATGCGGACGCAACCGCGTGCCGGTGATTCATCCGGTGCAGTCTTTTGCGGGCTGGCTCGGCGGCGCTGCCGCCTCCGGCGCCGCGACGACGCGCCTCGTCCTGAGCCTGGCCGACGGCACGCGCGCTGTTGCCGCCGTGGCCGCAGAGACACCCACCACGCAACCGGCGCTCGTACTCAGCGGCCCCGAAGGCGGCCTCAGCGCCACCGAGGAACAAGACGCCATCGCGCGCGGCTTCGCACCGGCCACGCTCGGCGCGCGGGTGCTGCGCGCCGAAACCGCAGCGCTCGCCGCGCTGGTGTCGCTCATCGGCGCCTGA
- a CDS encoding aminoglycoside phosphotransferase family protein has product MTAPSTPASTTPHPDQAILWTDPQRAEAFQGWLAGIADTRQLRPDTVRLASADASFRRYFRLDTTDGGTRIVMDAPPDKENSAPFVQVAQLMTEAGVTAPQVLEWDRDHGFLLLDDLGRQTMLDVIDPAHPDANRPLYDQAIDALIRWQLASKPGVLPPYDRALLERELALFPEWYIGKHRGVAVEGQLKERLDRAFALIVENNLASPSVYVHRDFMPRNLMVGSDAGQPLGVLDFQDAVYGPITYDIASLMRDAFLSWDEEFVLDITIRYWNAARKAGLPVDEDFGAFYRAVEWMGLQRHLKVAGIFARLTLRDGKPRYLADTPRFIAYIRATASRYIELKPLLRVIDEVEGTTAVTGFAYGRV; this is encoded by the coding sequence ATGACAGCACCTTCGACCCCAGCGTCCACGACCCCACACCCCGACCAGGCCATTCTCTGGACAGATCCGCAGCGGGCCGAAGCGTTCCAGGGCTGGCTGGCCGGCATCGCCGACACCCGGCAGCTGCGCCCGGACACCGTGCGGCTGGCCTCGGCCGACGCCAGCTTCCGCCGCTACTTCCGCCTGGACACCACCGACGGCGGCACGCGCATCGTGATGGACGCCCCGCCCGACAAGGAAAACAGCGCCCCCTTCGTGCAGGTGGCACAGCTGATGACCGAGGCCGGCGTGACCGCGCCGCAGGTGCTCGAATGGGACCGCGACCACGGTTTTTTGCTCCTCGACGACCTGGGCCGCCAGACCATGCTCGACGTGATCGACCCGGCCCATCCCGACGCCAACCGGCCGCTCTACGACCAGGCCATCGATGCGCTGATCCGCTGGCAGCTGGCCTCCAAACCCGGCGTGCTGCCGCCTTACGACCGGGCGCTGCTCGAGCGCGAACTGGCGCTCTTTCCCGAGTGGTACATCGGCAAACACCGCGGCGTGGCCGTCGAAGGCCAGCTGAAGGAGCGGCTGGACCGCGCCTTCGCGCTGATCGTCGAGAACAACCTCGCGTCGCCGAGCGTGTACGTGCACCGCGATTTCATGCCGCGCAACCTCATGGTGGGCAGCGATGCCGGCCAGCCGCTGGGCGTGCTCGACTTCCAGGACGCGGTCTACGGCCCGATCACCTACGACATCGCCAGCCTCATGCGCGACGCCTTCCTCAGCTGGGACGAGGAGTTCGTGCTCGACATCACCATCCGCTACTGGAACGCCGCGCGCAAGGCCGGTCTGCCGGTCGACGAAGACTTCGGCGCCTTCTACCGCGCGGTCGAATGGATGGGCCTGCAGCGCCACCTCAAGGTCGCCGGCATCTTCGCGCGCCTCACGCTGCGCGACGGCAAGCCGCGCTACCTGGCCGATACGCCGCGCTTCATTGCCTACATCCGCGCCACGGCCAGCCGCTACATCGAGCTGAAGCCGTTGCTGCGCGTGATCGACGAAGTCGAGGGCACCACGGCCGTCACCGGCTTCGCCTACGGCCGAGTCTGA